A single window of Polaribacter sp. SA4-10 DNA harbors:
- the recA gene encoding recombinase RecA → MAADKEKVAKLKALQLTLDKLDKTYGKGAVMKLGDVVTEDIDAISSGSLGLDLALGVGGYPRGRVIEIYGPESSGKTTLTLHAIAEAQKAGGIAAFIDAEHAFDKFYAENLGVDIDNLIISQPDHGEQALEIAENLIRSGAIDIVVIDSVAALTPKAEIEGEMGDSKMGLHARLMSQALRKLTGTISKTKCTVIFINQLREKIGVMFGNPETTTGGNALKFYASVRLDIRRRTQIKDGDRVIGNSTKVKVVKNKVAPPFQIAEFDIMYGQGISKVGEILDIGVELGIVKKSGSWFSYGETKLGQGRDAVKGLIKDNPELAEELEGKIKLAIENQE, encoded by the coding sequence ATGGCAGCAGATAAAGAAAAAGTAGCAAAACTTAAAGCACTTCAACTTACACTAGATAAACTAGATAAAACGTATGGTAAAGGAGCTGTAATGAAATTAGGAGACGTAGTTACAGAAGATATCGATGCAATTTCATCTGGTTCTTTAGGATTGGATTTAGCTTTAGGAGTTGGGGGTTATCCAAGAGGAAGAGTAATAGAAATTTACGGACCAGAATCTTCTGGTAAAACAACATTAACATTACATGCAATTGCAGAAGCTCAAAAAGCGGGAGGAATTGCCGCTTTTATTGATGCAGAACATGCATTTGATAAATTTTACGCAGAAAATTTAGGCGTAGATATAGATAATTTAATCATTTCTCAGCCAGATCATGGTGAACAAGCACTAGAAATTGCGGAAAACTTAATTCGTTCTGGCGCAATAGATATTGTTGTTATTGATTCTGTTGCAGCTTTAACACCAAAAGCAGAAATTGAAGGAGAAATGGGAGATTCTAAAATGGGTCTTCATGCTCGTTTAATGTCTCAAGCATTGCGTAAATTAACAGGTACAATTTCTAAAACAAAATGTACAGTTATTTTTATTAACCAATTAAGAGAAAAAATTGGTGTAATGTTCGGTAATCCAGAAACAACAACTGGTGGTAATGCCTTAAAATTTTATGCTTCTGTACGTTTAGATATTAGAAGAAGAACTCAAATTAAAGACGGAGATAGAGTTATTGGAAACAGTACCAAAGTTAAAGTTGTAAAAAATAAAGTAGCACCGCCTTTTCAAATTGCAGAATTTGATATTATGTATGGACAAGGAATTTCTAAAGTTGGTGAAATTTTAGATATTGGTGTAGAATTAGGTATTGTAAAGAAAAGTGGTTCTTGGTTTAGCTATGGTGAAACAAAACTAGGTCAAGGAAGAGATGCTGTTAAAGGGTTAATTAAAGATAATCCTGAATTAGCAGAAGAGTTAGAAGGAAAAATAAAATTAGCGATTGAAAATCAAGAATAA
- a CDS encoding aldose 1-epimerase has translation MNSEIQLNNLDSAAIILDGELTSFKKNGIEFIHQKGNKGWRNSDDEMFPVIGPTSKNNFRVHTKKGDAIQDQHGLLRELDYSLISSDENTANFIKKYNKNTNITNSKFPEKSTEEFLFWSFDFSFEKNFTLENDVLKIDFIINSIKGMPFMLGYHPAFLLSDSGKETLKSNDKEITMSDVFKTGSNAFPVLNSNKIILHNIAKNDLEITTKGFDNFMLWTQVNNMLCIEPITQYTSYTAQKFSEENMRLSEGKNIFSITIKVL, from the coding sequence ATGAATTCAGAAATACAATTAAATAATTTAGATAGTGCTGCTATTATTCTTGATGGAGAATTAACAAGTTTTAAAAAAAATGGCATTGAATTTATTCATCAAAAAGGAAATAAAGGTTGGCGTAATTCTGATGATGAAATGTTTCCTGTTATTGGTCCAACTTCAAAAAATAATTTTAGAGTTCACACAAAAAAAGGAGATGCAATTCAAGATCAACATGGTTTGCTGCGTGAGTTAGATTATTCCTTAATTTCTTCGGATGAAAACACCGCAAACTTTATTAAAAAATATAATAAAAACACCAACATAACCAATAGTAAATTTCCTGAAAAATCTACTGAAGAGTTTCTATTTTGGTCTTTCGATTTTTCTTTTGAAAAGAATTTTACTTTAGAAAATGATGTTTTAAAAATCGACTTTATTATCAATTCTATAAAAGGAATGCCTTTTATGTTAGGCTATCATCCCGCTTTTTTATTGTCTGATTCTGGTAAAGAGACTTTAAAATCAAATGATAAAGAAATTACTATGTCTGATGTTTTTAAAACAGGCTCTAATGCATTTCCGGTTTTGAATTCTAATAAAATTATACTGCATAATATCGCTAAAAATGATTTAGAAATCACTACAAAAGGTTTTGATAATTTTATGCTTTGGACCCAAGTTAATAACATGCTTTGTATTGAACCAATTACACAATATACGTCTTATACAGCGCAAAAATTCTCTGAAGAAAATATGCGTTTATCCGAAGGAAAAAATATTTTTTCTATAACAATTAAAGTTTTATAA
- a CDS encoding pseudouridine synthase, with protein sequence MKKQQHFIIHKPWGMISQFVNPAKRKKKLLGDLHDFPTGTMAIGRLDVASEGLLLLTTDGKVSEEIRSSKYEKEYFVQVDGIITQEAVEKLKTGVEIGFDGKKYITKPGKSFLIEDPKFPLRSQKIRDERHGPTSWVSIIIREGKFRQVRKMTAAVGFPTLRLIRVRIGEVKLENLEVGEVKEVLSFT encoded by the coding sequence ATTAAAAAACAGCAACATTTTATAATTCATAAACCTTGGGGAATGATTTCTCAGTTTGTAAATCCTGCAAAAAGGAAGAAAAAATTATTAGGAGATTTGCATGATTTTCCAACAGGAACAATGGCAATTGGACGTTTAGATGTTGCTTCTGAAGGGTTACTTTTATTAACTACAGATGGTAAAGTTTCTGAAGAAATTAGAAGTAGTAAATACGAAAAAGAATATTTTGTTCAGGTAGATGGTATAATTACTCAAGAAGCTGTAGAAAAATTAAAAACGGGTGTAGAAATTGGTTTTGATGGAAAGAAATACATCACAAAACCCGGAAAATCTTTTTTAATTGAAGATCCTAAATTTCCGTTAAGAAGTCAGAAAATTAGAGATGAAAGACATGGGCCTACAAGTTGGGTTTCAATAATTATTAGAGAAGGAAAATTTAGACAAGTGAGAAAAATGACTGCTGCTGTTGGTTTCCCTACATTGCGTTTAATACGTGTTAGAATAGGTGAGGTTAAATTAGAGAACTTAGAAGTTGGTGAAGTAAAAGAAGTCCTCAGTTTTACTTAA